A single window of Rubripirellula lacrimiformis DNA harbors:
- a CDS encoding IS91 family transposase, whose amino-acid sequence MPSVSDALRQFAPAYLKQNPGSVSVIQQKVLGVITRCRTGALGGVHYQCDGCGREHWVGRSCGNRHCPNCGHEKTQLWIETQSAKLMPVHHFLVTFTVPRELGLVLRAHQQDGYRCLFDASSQSIRDVGAATKALRGCVLGFFGVLHTWGRDPAVYHPHIHYVVPGGGVKLDESGNAVSWQSTPKNFLFHHATLIRVYKAKLADELRTAGLYDCVPKQAWDKNFVVDIQPVGHGVPTLKYLAPYVHRVAINNSRIVSVDEAEVIYTIRRSKPKRMETKRVAGETFVASFLQHVLPPGFHKIRHYGWMSSNSKLAIEEVKWLVWLFLGWTFWLGSGHAPQEKPLTAPLRCAVCGGQLRVVEVTYESLQSARIIPEHSLTYFDSG is encoded by the coding sequence ATGCCCAGCGTCAGCGATGCCTTACGGCAGTTCGCACCGGCTTACTTGAAACAGAATCCCGGCTCCGTCTCAGTCATCCAGCAGAAAGTTCTTGGCGTGATCACGCGTTGCCGTACCGGCGCGCTTGGTGGCGTTCACTATCAATGCGACGGATGCGGGCGAGAACACTGGGTCGGGCGTTCGTGTGGCAATCGGCACTGCCCGAACTGTGGTCACGAGAAAACGCAGCTGTGGATTGAAACGCAGTCCGCCAAGTTAATGCCAGTGCATCACTTCCTCGTCACTTTCACGGTCCCTCGTGAACTGGGCTTGGTGCTGCGCGCTCATCAGCAAGACGGATACCGCTGTCTATTCGATGCCAGTAGCCAGAGCATCCGCGACGTCGGCGCGGCGACCAAGGCCCTGCGCGGTTGCGTGCTGGGGTTCTTCGGTGTGCTGCATACTTGGGGGCGTGACCCTGCCGTCTATCATCCGCACATTCACTATGTCGTTCCCGGCGGCGGAGTGAAGTTGGATGAGAGCGGCAATGCGGTCTCGTGGCAGAGCACACCGAAGAACTTCCTGTTCCATCATGCGACGTTGATACGAGTCTACAAGGCCAAGCTCGCCGACGAACTCCGGACGGCGGGCCTCTATGACTGTGTTCCCAAGCAAGCTTGGGACAAAAACTTCGTCGTCGACATCCAACCGGTCGGACACGGCGTGCCGACGCTGAAGTACTTGGCACCGTACGTGCACCGCGTGGCGATCAACAACAGTCGCATCGTGTCGGTCGATGAAGCGGAAGTGATTTATACGATTCGCCGCAGCAAGCCGAAGCGAATGGAAACCAAGCGTGTCGCCGGCGAAACGTTCGTCGCGAGCTTCTTACAGCACGTTCTGCCACCGGGCTTCCACAAGATCCGGCACTACGGCTGGATGAGCTCGAACAGCAAACTGGCCATCGAGGAGGTGAAGTGGTTGGTGTGGCTGTTCTTGGGCTGGACTTTCTGGCTGGGCAGCGGCCACGCACCGCAAGAGAAACCACTGACGGCGCCGCTTCGGTGTGCCGTCTGTGGCGGCCAGTTGCGGGTGGTGGAGGTGACCTACGAGTCGCTGCAATCGGCCCGGATCATCCCCGAACATTCGCTGACATATTTCGACAGTGGATAA
- a CDS encoding integron integrase, producing MSVELFRQRLSRAQLHPNDLAWMPQWFDEYARLQQDDGEPLKVETSRVLAFLRSLRDRGVPAWQRLQAARAVEWYQALVLRNDEVDFVHFKQKLGELAEVEKRAGVAVENGGGMPGEGLPGLIDPNEPAAVRKMRARMRVLHHPKSTEQAYVGWLVRFIRHLDDENVDKYGEPEIGQFLTELAVVGEVTAGTQNQALAALLFFFGKVVGRDLKFVERVRAKSSRYLPVVLSRPEIAELAPHIRGMNATMFRLIYGSGLRHRECRCLRIKDVCFDTGHIVVRDGKGQHDRITVLPGAAVDSLRSCIDLARSLHRDDLQDGHGRVYLPFALKRKYPNADRELGWQYVFPSRQLSKDPRTGLLRRHHVHAGTFADAMKRGLSRTSIVKPATPHSLRHSFATHLLEPALFTKRLNAA from the coding sequence ATGTCTGTTGAGCTGTTTCGTCAACGATTGAGCCGTGCCCAGCTGCATCCCAATGATTTGGCATGGATGCCGCAATGGTTCGATGAATACGCAAGACTACAGCAAGATGACGGCGAGCCTCTGAAGGTTGAGACGTCCCGGGTGCTCGCGTTCCTCCGTTCTCTCCGCGATCGGGGCGTGCCAGCCTGGCAGCGATTGCAGGCGGCCCGAGCGGTCGAGTGGTACCAAGCGCTCGTCTTACGCAATGACGAGGTGGATTTCGTTCATTTCAAACAGAAGCTTGGTGAGCTCGCTGAAGTTGAAAAGCGCGCCGGGGTGGCAGTCGAGAATGGAGGCGGTATGCCTGGCGAAGGCTTGCCAGGACTGATCGATCCGAATGAACCCGCAGCTGTACGCAAAATGCGAGCGCGAATGCGGGTGCTCCATCACCCAAAGTCCACCGAACAGGCCTACGTCGGATGGCTCGTTCGTTTCATTCGCCACTTGGACGACGAAAATGTGGACAAATATGGCGAGCCCGAAATTGGGCAATTCCTAACCGAGCTAGCAGTCGTCGGTGAAGTTACTGCGGGGACGCAAAACCAAGCTCTGGCAGCATTGCTCTTCTTTTTTGGGAAGGTCGTCGGCCGCGATCTAAAGTTTGTCGAACGCGTCCGGGCAAAATCGAGCCGATACCTGCCGGTCGTGTTAAGCCGACCCGAGATTGCAGAACTGGCGCCCCACATACGTGGCATGAACGCAACGATGTTTCGGCTGATCTACGGCAGCGGACTGCGTCATCGCGAATGCCGTTGCCTGCGTATCAAGGATGTCTGTTTCGACACCGGTCATATTGTTGTTCGCGACGGCAAAGGTCAGCATGACCGGATCACCGTCCTGCCAGGTGCAGCCGTGGATTCGCTGCGAAGTTGCATTGACCTGGCCAGGTCGCTTCATCGCGATGATTTACAGGACGGACACGGCCGAGTCTATTTGCCGTTCGCACTCAAGCGAAAGTATCCCAATGCGGATCGTGAACTCGGCTGGCAATATGTTTTTCCATCGCGACAGTTGTCCAAAGATCCGCGAACCGGCCTGCTGCGCCGTCACCACGTGCACGCTGGCACTTTTGCAGATGCGATGAAGCGTGGCTTGTCGCGGACGTCGATCGTGAAGCCGGCGACACCGCATTCTCTGCGTCACAGTTTCGCGACACACTTGCTTGAACCCGCATTATTCACCAAACGTCTGAATGCGGCCTGA
- a CDS encoding tyrosine-type recombinase/integrase, with protein MSPRRLRTPLFTGHHLHCETFPRHLKVAVDAAGIHKHVTSHTFRHCFATHLLWSGTDIRVVQELLGHSDVKTTMIYTHVMNRPGVVVVSPLDRLKEAGQQRGLNNGGAKAGEAALGSL; from the coding sequence ATGTCGCCGCGTCGACTCAGAACACCGCTTTTCACGGGGCACCATTTGCACTGCGAAACGTTCCCGCGACATTTGAAAGTCGCGGTCGATGCGGCGGGCATCCACAAGCATGTCACCAGTCACACTTTTCGACATTGCTTCGCAACCCATTTGCTGTGGTCCGGCACGGACATTCGCGTGGTTCAAGAACTGCTCGGGCACAGCGACGTGAAAACCACGATGATCTATACGCACGTCATGAACCGGCCGGGGGTCGTGGTTGTTAGTCCGCTGGATCGTTTGAAAGAAGCCGGCCAGCAGCGCGGCTTGAATAACGGTGGGGCGAAGGCTGGTGAGGCTGCGTTGGGAAGTTTGTAG